A window from Halomicrobium urmianum encodes these proteins:
- a CDS encoding type II toxin-antitoxin system VapC family toxin: MATALIDSNVLIGARIATDQHHETGHAIATGIDGGSLPTGRIPDDVLSEVLNYLHTRAGNEVAVETLDAIQASVDFEVDGTTKTDFDAGRSLFRQYDGLSFTDAVIAAYMRRTGIDYLYSFDDDFDAVDGITRLDTVTNPFV; this comes from the coding sequence ATGGCGACGGCACTGATCGACTCGAACGTCCTGATCGGCGCGCGGATCGCTACGGATCAGCACCACGAGACCGGCCACGCGATAGCGACCGGTATCGACGGGGGATCGCTCCCGACCGGCCGGATACCCGACGACGTCCTGTCGGAGGTTCTCAACTACCTCCACACGAGAGCCGGTAACGAGGTCGCCGTCGAAACGTTGGACGCGATCCAGGCGAGCGTGGACTTCGAGGTCGACGGGACGACCAAGACCGACTTCGACGCCGGACGATCGCTGTTCCGCCAGTACGACGGGCTATCGTTCACCGACGCCGTCATCGCGGCCTACATGCGCCGGACCGGAATCGACTACCTCTACAGCTTCGACGACGATTTCGACGCCGTGGACGGCATCACCCGGCTCGATACGGTGACGAATCCCTTCGTCTGA